In Blastopirellula sp. J2-11, a single genomic region encodes these proteins:
- a CDS encoding DUF1559 domain-containing protein, protein MKLNASRGFTLVELLVVIAIIGVLIALLLPAVQQAREAARRMQCSNNLKQLGLALHNYHDQFLVFPPGSVSSTVPRNGGGSGNSFGPSFYGMMLAFFEQGALHDQMVWVGESPGYISEGAGSAGDLNKVPVLAAGPITAMRCTSSAGPVSNGFESQAHYAGISGCAEPTSFTENRISTVTVSSQPTLVSGGGMMLPNFSTGFHSCTDGSSNTLILGEMSGGLMRTDGNRSFPTASGTDHGWLMGNRVTGYPPNLDSGSNSSDMRCFNTNTVRYSPNQQPFAYQLFPGMASNVGANNPLSSEHPGGVMVSLADGSVQFIADTVQLETLKQLATRDDGQVQSQY, encoded by the coding sequence ATGAAATTGAACGCCTCGCGTGGTTTCACGCTCGTGGAATTGCTGGTGGTTATTGCGATTATCGGCGTCTTAATCGCCCTGTTATTGCCCGCAGTACAACAAGCTCGGGAAGCCGCTCGCCGCATGCAGTGCAGCAATAATCTAAAGCAACTGGGGTTGGCTCTTCACAATTACCATGATCAGTTTCTGGTTTTTCCGCCGGGAAGCGTCAGTTCGACAGTACCGCGTAACGGCGGTGGAAGCGGCAATAGTTTTGGTCCCAGCTTTTACGGCATGATGCTCGCATTCTTTGAGCAGGGGGCGCTGCATGATCAGATGGTCTGGGTTGGAGAGTCCCCTGGCTACATTAGTGAAGGGGCCGGCAGTGCTGGCGATCTCAACAAGGTTCCGGTGTTGGCCGCCGGTCCGATCACGGCGATGCGCTGTACATCGTCTGCTGGCCCTGTTTCCAATGGATTTGAATCTCAGGCTCATTACGCCGGCATCTCCGGTTGTGCGGAACCAACTTCATTCACCGAAAATCGAATCTCGACGGTGACCGTTTCGAGCCAACCGACCTTGGTCTCGGGCGGCGGCATGATGTTGCCGAACTTTTCGACCGGTTTTCATAGCTGCACCGACGGATCCTCCAACACGTTGATCCTGGGCGAAATGTCGGGCGGCTTGATGCGGACCGATGGAAATCGGAGTTTTCCTACGGCGTCCGGCACCGACCATGGTTGGCTGATGGGGAACCGAGTTACCGGATATCCGCCGAATCTTGATTCTGGATCGAACAGTAGCGACATGCGTTGCTTTAATACCAATACGGTCCGTTACTCTCCCAACCAACAGCCGTTCGCATATCAGTTGTTTCCCGGCATGGCCAGCAACGTGGGCGCCAACAATCCGCTCAGCTCCGAACATCCTGGCGGAGTCATGGTTTCGCTGGCGGACGGATCAGTGCAGTTTATTGCCGACACTGTCCAATTAGAAACGTTAAAGCAATTGGCGACCCGCGATGACGGTCAGGTCCAAAGTCAGTACTAA
- the mutY gene encoding A/G-specific adenine glycosylase: protein MDALASSRPTMPNAAWLRKFQRQILAWYGGAARDLPWRANRDPYRVWISEIMLQQTQVATVRAYFQRFIAAFPTVTDLAAADEADVLRLWEGLGYYRRARQLHAAAQVIADEHQGKFPREFDAILALPGIGRYTAGAICSIAYNQSAPILEANTIRLHARLLAYREDPTKTAGQRLLWQFAEHILPPHDVSSFNQALMELGSEICTPRNPQCEACPVAMLCQAKRENAVTEIPVPKKKMQYEDRTEVAIVVRRKKEVLLRQCGPDERWAGLWDFPRFHVASEAELLSGQLATQLEERTGLSAAIGSRLTTIKHGVTKYRITLHCHEAEGLSGRLRKDATAPLVWAAVDKLADFALSTTGRKIARLLAK from the coding sequence ATGGATGCTCTCGCTTCTTCTCGCCCCACGATGCCCAACGCCGCCTGGCTGCGGAAGTTCCAGCGGCAGATCCTCGCCTGGTACGGCGGCGCGGCTCGTGATCTTCCCTGGCGCGCCAATCGCGATCCCTACCGCGTCTGGATCAGCGAGATCATGCTCCAGCAAACCCAGGTCGCCACGGTGCGGGCCTATTTCCAGCGGTTCATCGCTGCGTTTCCCACGGTCACCGATCTAGCCGCAGCGGACGAAGCGGATGTGCTGCGACTGTGGGAAGGGCTCGGCTATTATCGCCGGGCTCGGCAACTGCATGCCGCCGCCCAAGTGATCGCCGACGAGCATCAGGGAAAATTTCCCCGTGAGTTTGACGCGATTCTCGCATTGCCAGGCATTGGGCGTTACACGGCCGGCGCGATTTGTTCGATCGCCTATAACCAGTCGGCGCCGATCTTAGAAGCGAACACGATTCGTCTCCACGCGCGGCTGCTCGCTTATCGCGAAGATCCGACCAAAACCGCCGGACAGCGACTGCTGTGGCAATTCGCCGAACATATTTTGCCCCCGCACGATGTCAGCAGTTTTAACCAGGCGCTGATGGAACTGGGAAGCGAAATCTGCACTCCCCGCAATCCGCAGTGCGAAGCCTGTCCAGTCGCGATGCTCTGCCAGGCGAAGCGCGAGAACGCCGTCACCGAAATTCCGGTCCCCAAAAAGAAGATGCAGTACGAAGATCGGACCGAAGTCGCGATCGTCGTGCGTCGCAAAAAAGAAGTCCTGCTGCGCCAATGCGGACCCGACGAACGTTGGGCCGGGCTATGGGACTTTCCTCGCTTTCACGTCGCCAGCGAAGCGGAACTGCTCAGCGGCCAACTGGCGACGCAACTGGAAGAGCGCACCGGTCTCTCCGCCGCAATCGGTTCTCGCCTGACGACCATCAAGCATGGCGTCACCAAGTACCGGATCACGCTTCACTGTCACGAAGCGGAAGGGTTGAGCGGACGACTTCGAAAAGACGCGACCGCCCCCCTGGTCTGGGCGGCGGTCGACAAGCTGGCTGACTTTGCGCTGAGCACGACCGGGCGAAAGATTGCGCGGCTGTTGGCGAAGTGA
- a CDS encoding DUF4870 domain-containing protein — translation MEVETPTSEQRTLAMLCHLLVFSGYVVPIPLVNVLAPLTMWLIKKDESQFIDHHGRESINFQLSVLIYAVPCGILTCLFGVGIVLAILLAAFAIVAPIIAAVKANEGVWYEYPLCIRFF, via the coding sequence ATGGAAGTCGAAACTCCCACTTCTGAGCAACGCACCCTGGCGATGCTATGTCATTTGCTCGTGTTCTCTGGCTATGTGGTTCCCATTCCGCTCGTGAACGTTCTGGCGCCGCTGACGATGTGGCTGATCAAGAAGGACGAGTCGCAATTTATTGACCATCATGGCCGCGAGTCGATCAATTTTCAGCTCTCGGTCCTCATTTATGCGGTCCCATGTGGGATCTTGACCTGTCTATTTGGCGTAGGCATCGTCTTGGCGATCCTGTTGGCCGCGTTCGCCATCGTTGCGCCGATCATCGCCGCGGTCAAAGCGAATGAAGGGGTCTGGTACGAATATCCCCTCTGCATTCGCTTCTTTTAA
- the bcp gene encoding thioredoxin-dependent thiol peroxidase, whose protein sequence is MADWIEEGKKAPAFTLTADDGTKVKLADLVGSPVVLYFYPKDDTPGCTKEACAFRDQKKELTKRGAKVFGVSPDGVESHVKFRDKFQLNFPLLADIDHKVAEKYGAWREKNMYGKVSMGIQRSTFLIDGTGKVAKVWKRVQVDGHDAKVLEALDALG, encoded by the coding sequence ATGGCGGATTGGATTGAAGAAGGAAAAAAAGCCCCCGCGTTTACGTTGACAGCCGACGACGGGACGAAGGTCAAACTGGCCGATCTGGTCGGCTCGCCGGTCGTCCTTTATTTCTATCCGAAGGATGATACGCCGGGCTGCACCAAAGAGGCGTGCGCCTTCCGCGATCAGAAAAAAGAATTGACCAAGCGCGGCGCCAAGGTCTTTGGCGTCAGCCCCGACGGCGTCGAGAGCCACGTGAAGTTCCGCGACAAGTTCCAGCTTAATTTTCCGCTGTTGGCCGACATCGACCACAAAGTGGCCGAGAAGTACGGCGCGTGGCGCGAGAAGAACATGTACGGCAAAGTCTCGATGGGAATTCAGCGCAGCACGTTTTTGATTGACGGGACCGGTAAGGTCGCCAAAGTCTGGAAACGCGTCCAGGTTGACGGACACGACGCGAAAGTGCTTGAGGCGCTCGACGCGCTCGGCTAG
- a CDS encoding FliM/FliN family flagellar motor switch protein, protein MADFTAKLKDEVLAACEVGKDEASEALSRALGNPMTLAVGEAGAYSAAVAPEDAGLAIVLKVDLEAAIVLIPASSGLLPDWYAEPDATGESKLATLAQELGMLLLPEEFMPLDFKAGRIENIRAGLKKAGCTDAAACVSLPLSGENGSGEALLVWPAPQADAIFKSTAAPQQPTDTPKNDPNLAVEEKPAPTPPPITPPPRTGPVDQRNLPHYAKSLLKIAIEVHVTLASKKMRVREITELGIGSIIQFDKSCEESIDLEAGEHRIAQGEAVKIGDKFGMRVTNVLLPEERFISIKGKRRVR, encoded by the coding sequence ATGGCAGATTTTACCGCAAAGCTCAAAGACGAAGTGCTCGCTGCGTGCGAAGTCGGCAAGGATGAAGCGAGCGAAGCGCTGAGCCGCGCGCTCGGCAATCCGATGACGTTGGCCGTCGGAGAAGCTGGCGCCTATTCCGCCGCCGTAGCCCCGGAAGACGCCGGCCTGGCGATCGTCTTGAAAGTCGATCTAGAAGCGGCGATCGTGCTGATTCCTGCTAGCAGCGGGCTGTTGCCTGACTGGTACGCCGAACCGGATGCGACTGGTGAAAGCAAGTTGGCGACCTTGGCGCAAGAGCTGGGGATGCTGCTGCTGCCGGAAGAGTTCATGCCGCTCGATTTCAAAGCAGGACGCATCGAGAACATCCGCGCCGGCTTGAAAAAAGCAGGCTGCACCGATGCGGCGGCCTGCGTCAGTTTGCCGCTGAGCGGCGAAAACGGATCCGGCGAAGCGCTGTTGGTTTGGCCGGCGCCGCAAGCCGACGCAATCTTCAAGTCGACCGCCGCTCCGCAACAACCGACCGACACGCCGAAAAACGATCCCAACTTGGCCGTCGAAGAAAAACCGGCGCCAACTCCTCCGCCGATAACGCCGCCGCCGCGAACGGGACCAGTCGACCAGCGCAACTTGCCGCACTACGCGAAAAGCTTGTTGAAGATCGCCATCGAAGTGCACGTGACGCTGGCGTCAAAAAAGATGCGCGTCCGTGAGATTACCGAGCTCGGGATCGGCTCGATCATTCAGTTTGACAAGTCATGCGAAGAATCGATCGACTTGGAAGCGGGAGAACATCGCATCGCGCAAGGAGAAGCGGTGAAGATCGGCGACAAGTTCGGCATGCGAGTCACCAACGTCCTGCTGCCGGAAGAACGCTTTATCTCGATCAAAGGCAAACGCCGCGTCCGGTAG
- a CDS encoding efflux RND transporter permease subunit: protein MQERRPTFFQRYSLLILMAVFFLVPFSLRGARLSLERMKNDVKDWLPSDFTETKDLNWFREHFLGEQFVLVSWEGCTPDDQRLQLLAKKLVPSAPTDGEKRFGADVAGHGDDFAGDRYGLYLTGNLYENWGGQEEKWLKGTGEKWYYILPNGEIQSWNGGSTMLGAAYRTMERLFTGTNELSGEYAATVDTEYYKRPATLQAHLFKSVVTGPQVLAQLADPGGSLLRDPDAADAADLDEANRIAHERLQGVLFGPDGQQTCLIATLSEAGKVDLRRTLGRGFMGRPLGRMRQLCIEAGIPQDELHLGGPPVDNVAIDEEGEITLARLVLFAVAVGVGLSYLCLRSIKLTIMVFFVGGVAAITSMSLVYWCGSWPDAVLMSMPAVVYVLGLAGAIHIINYYKDAVEEDGIDGAPELAVSHGWYPCLIAALTTAVGLGSLATSNIAPIKKFGIFSAMGVLATLALLFTYLPAALQQWPPKAKKSKDGSLQSKSPLSVWMENFALRVADFIILRSTVVATICFVAFIIFGFGLTYIKTSVQLLKMFDANSEIIKDYGWLEQKIGKLVPMELVIRVEPQLMGSIGTDEPRDPAAAEQEKFQYTFLERMEMARRVQNAVEDVLGPQGRDLVGNGMSVATFAPVLPESGGTTRDFAIRGAYNRRLEEHRDEFLKTDYLRQEDESGAELWRVSLRLGALQNIEYGRFVTDLKEIAEPVIAAYRKRDEILRTIDKANDNEGFVTERVTILGPNFMVYDQQADAKAAGEVVEHKLDPQKIFATTLRDLLVNARLNVNYFDPIGDAEHPDGNSQARLDALMKRDQYFVVVADSDKYDLDKIKAAGKTIIDATNYQYSPSVSQLSVTDPDLPELTVIYTGVVPVVYKAARTLLSSLVESTLWAFALIAIVMSFVLKSIRAGIVSMLPNVFPVVLIFGFMGLAGIEVDIGTMMTASVAMGVAVDDTIHFLTWFRWGLDKGLNRSDAIREAYRRCAVAMMQTTIIGGLGLAVFAVSSFTPTQRFGYLMVSLLAAALVGDLVFLPSLLAGPLGAMFRPDKKTHLGHDPQGTSEDPPQDGDDDLDSPSVIPVAMHRGESGQNENGHSDPKKRSDSHYRSGKSG, encoded by the coding sequence ATGCAAGAACGCCGTCCTACTTTTTTCCAACGTTACTCTCTGCTCATCTTGATGGCGGTCTTTTTCTTGGTGCCGTTCTCGCTCCGCGGTGCGCGGTTGTCGTTGGAACGGATGAAGAATGACGTCAAAGATTGGCTGCCGAGCGACTTCACCGAAACCAAAGATCTCAACTGGTTTCGCGAACACTTCCTCGGCGAACAATTCGTCCTGGTCAGTTGGGAAGGCTGCACCCCCGACGATCAGCGTTTGCAGTTGTTGGCCAAAAAATTGGTCCCTTCGGCGCCGACCGACGGCGAGAAGAGATTTGGCGCCGATGTCGCCGGTCATGGTGATGACTTCGCCGGCGATCGCTATGGTCTCTACCTGACCGGTAATCTCTATGAGAACTGGGGAGGCCAAGAGGAGAAGTGGCTGAAGGGGACCGGCGAAAAGTGGTACTACATTCTGCCCAACGGTGAAATCCAAAGCTGGAACGGCGGCAGCACCATGCTGGGCGCCGCCTATCGCACCATGGAGCGTCTCTTCACCGGCACGAACGAACTCTCCGGCGAATACGCCGCAACCGTGGATACCGAATATTACAAGCGCCCCGCGACGCTTCAGGCTCACCTCTTTAAATCCGTCGTGACCGGTCCGCAGGTTTTGGCGCAACTGGCCGATCCCGGCGGGTCGCTCTTGCGTGATCCAGATGCGGCCGACGCGGCCGATCTGGACGAAGCCAACCGCATCGCGCACGAGCGTTTGCAAGGCGTGCTGTTTGGTCCTGATGGCCAACAGACCTGCTTGATTGCAACCCTCAGCGAAGCCGGCAAAGTCGACTTGCGCCGCACGCTCGGTCGCGGCTTCATGGGACGTCCGCTGGGACGGATGCGTCAACTCTGCATCGAAGCTGGAATTCCGCAGGATGAGCTGCATCTCGGCGGCCCTCCGGTCGATAATGTCGCGATCGACGAAGAAGGGGAGATCACCCTGGCGCGATTGGTGCTATTCGCCGTGGCCGTCGGAGTCGGCTTGTCGTACCTTTGCTTGCGCAGCATCAAACTGACGATCATGGTCTTCTTCGTCGGCGGCGTCGCCGCGATTACCAGCATGTCGCTCGTCTATTGGTGCGGCAGTTGGCCCGACGCCGTGTTGATGTCGATGCCGGCGGTCGTATACGTGCTGGGACTCGCCGGTGCGATCCATATTATCAATTACTACAAAGACGCGGTCGAAGAAGATGGAATCGACGGCGCTCCCGAATTGGCCGTCTCCCACGGCTGGTATCCCTGCTTGATCGCCGCGCTGACCACCGCGGTCGGCCTTGGCTCGCTGGCGACCAGTAACATCGCTCCGATCAAAAAATTCGGCATCTTCTCCGCCATGGGCGTTTTAGCGACGCTGGCGCTGCTCTTCACCTACTTACCGGCGGCGCTGCAGCAATGGCCCCCCAAAGCCAAAAAGTCGAAAGACGGAAGCCTGCAATCGAAGTCGCCGTTGTCGGTCTGGATGGAAAACTTCGCGCTGCGTGTCGCGGACTTCATCATCCTGCGCAGCACGGTCGTCGCGACCATCTGCTTTGTGGCCTTCATCATCTTCGGCTTTGGATTGACGTACATCAAAACGTCGGTGCAGTTGCTCAAGATGTTTGACGCCAATTCTGAAATCATCAAAGACTACGGATGGCTCGAGCAAAAAATTGGCAAGCTCGTGCCGATGGAACTCGTCATTCGCGTCGAGCCCCAACTGATGGGATCGATTGGGACCGACGAGCCGCGCGATCCCGCAGCGGCCGAACAAGAAAAGTTCCAATATACGTTTCTAGAACGAATGGAGATGGCTCGGCGCGTGCAGAACGCGGTCGAAGACGTTCTCGGTCCGCAAGGACGGGATCTTGTCGGCAACGGCATGAGCGTCGCCACGTTCGCGCCGGTCTTGCCGGAGTCTGGCGGTACGACGCGCGATTTCGCCATTCGCGGCGCCTACAATCGTCGCCTGGAAGAACACCGCGACGAATTCCTAAAAACTGACTATCTGCGTCAAGAAGACGAATCAGGCGCCGAACTGTGGCGCGTCAGTCTTCGCTTAGGCGCACTGCAAAACATCGAGTACGGGCGATTTGTCACCGACCTGAAAGAGATCGCCGAACCGGTCATCGCCGCCTATCGCAAGCGGGACGAGATCTTACGGACGATCGACAAAGCGAACGATAACGAAGGATTTGTAACCGAAAGAGTCACCATCCTCGGCCCCAATTTTATGGTCTACGATCAACAAGCCGACGCCAAAGCGGCTGGGGAAGTCGTGGAGCACAAGCTGGATCCGCAGAAGATCTTCGCGACGACCCTCCGCGACCTGCTGGTCAACGCGCGTTTGAACGTCAACTATTTTGACCCGATCGGCGACGCCGAACATCCCGACGGCAACTCCCAGGCGCGCCTGGACGCTTTGATGAAGCGCGATCAGTACTTTGTGGTGGTCGCAGACTCGGATAAATACGATCTGGACAAGATCAAAGCGGCCGGCAAGACGATCATCGATGCGACGAATTATCAATACAGTCCCAGCGTGTCGCAGTTGTCGGTAACCGATCCCGACTTGCCCGAGCTGACGGTTATCTATACCGGCGTCGTTCCGGTCGTCTACAAAGCGGCTCGCACGCTGTTGTCGAGCCTGGTGGAAAGCACGCTGTGGGCCTTTGCGTTAATCGCGATCGTCATGTCGTTCGTGCTGAAGAGCATCCGAGCCGGCATCGTGTCGATGTTGCCGAACGTCTTCCCCGTGGTGCTGATCTTCGGCTTCATGGGTCTGGCCGGAATTGAAGTCGACATCGGCACCATGATGACCGCCAGCGTCGCGATGGGCGTCGCGGTCGACGATACGATCCACTTCCTCACCTGGTTCCGCTGGGGCCTGGATAAAGGTTTGAATCGCAGCGATGCGATCCGCGAAGCTTATCGCCGTTGCGCCGTCGCCATGATGCAGACCACCATCATCGGCGGTCTAGGCTTGGCGGTCTTCGCCGTCAGTTCGTTCACGCCGACGCAACGCTTTGGTTACCTGATGGTCTCGCTCTTGGCGGCGGCCCTGGTCGGCGACCTGGTCTTCCTGCCATCCCTGTTGGCAGGTCCGCTAGGCGCGATGTTCCGCCCTGACAAGAAAACCCATCTGGGACACGATCCTCAGGGAACTTCAGAAGACCCGCCGCAAGATGGCGATGATGATCTCGACTCGCCGAGCGTCATTCCGGTCGCAATGCATCGCGGCGAAAGCGGACAAAACGAAAACGGGCACAGCGACCCCAAAAAACGATCCGATTCGCACTATCGCAGCGGCAAGAGCGGATAG
- a CDS encoding undecaprenyl-diphosphate phosphatase, which produces MHPSFWQIVALAVVQGVAEFLPISSSGHVVILATLLGATAEQLDVVELNIFLHLGTFASIVAYYWREILRLLTEDRRVIGLLVLGTIPAVAAALVLKATDLDHWLQSPLVAAVCLLATGVLLLWTGRQTGGDADYRKLSWLRAWGIGVAQAVAILPGVSRSGATIAAGLKTELKPQQAATFSFLLALPAILGASTWEILQRVRETDGGPQLSISWLLGGALIAAVVGYASIGVLVRVLEKKRLHYFAWWCFLAGGGMLIYLATR; this is translated from the coding sequence ATGCATCCTTCATTTTGGCAAATTGTCGCTTTGGCGGTCGTTCAAGGGGTCGCCGAATTCTTGCCGATCAGCTCTTCCGGGCATGTCGTTATCCTGGCGACCCTGTTGGGCGCTACGGCGGAGCAATTGGACGTGGTCGAATTGAACATTTTTCTCCACTTGGGGACGTTTGCATCAATCGTCGCCTATTACTGGCGCGAAATCTTGCGGCTCTTGACCGAAGATCGCCGTGTGATCGGACTTTTGGTGCTGGGGACCATTCCGGCGGTCGCCGCGGCCCTCGTTCTGAAAGCTACCGATTTGGACCATTGGCTGCAAAGTCCACTGGTCGCGGCGGTTTGTCTGCTAGCGACCGGAGTGTTGTTACTGTGGACAGGTCGGCAAACCGGGGGTGACGCGGATTACCGTAAACTCTCCTGGTTGCGGGCATGGGGGATCGGCGTCGCCCAAGCGGTCGCCATCTTGCCTGGCGTCTCGCGCAGCGGCGCCACGATCGCCGCCGGATTGAAAACCGAATTGAAGCCGCAGCAAGCGGCGACGTTTTCGTTTTTGCTGGCGTTGCCGGCAATCCTGGGAGCATCGACTTGGGAGATCCTCCAGCGTGTGCGCGAGACCGACGGTGGTCCGCAGTTGTCAATCTCGTGGCTGCTAGGAGGCGCATTGATCGCCGCGGTGGTTGGTTACGCTTCGATCGGCGTGTTGGTCCGCGTCCTCGAGAAGAAGCGGTTGCACTACTTCGCGTGGTGGTGCTTCTTGGCTGGCGGCGGCATGCTGATCTATCTGGCGACGCGCTAG